In a single window of the Melioribacteraceae bacterium genome:
- a CDS encoding DNA alkylation repair protein yields MTVKEIVKQLKQNGSVYNRKGMARYGIKVDNAFGVSAPVIRGIAKEIGKNHELAKELWNCGVHEAHHIAALIADPKLTTKSMMNKWVRDLYSWDICDSTCSNLFRKTDYAIEMIFEWADNKKEFVRRAAFSLIAFVAVHHKKRGDEEFLPFLPLIVKHSVDDRNMVKKAVNWALRQIGKRSMFLNREALDTAYQIKQFNSKSAKWIASDAIRELTNEKIIARIKR; encoded by the coding sequence ATGACAGTTAAAGAGATTGTAAAGCAATTAAAGCAGAATGGAAGCGTATATAACCGTAAGGGGATGGCTCGTTACGGAATTAAGGTTGATAACGCATTCGGAGTTAGCGCGCCGGTGATTCGGGGTATCGCAAAAGAAATCGGAAAAAATCATGAACTGGCAAAGGAACTATGGAATTGCGGAGTGCATGAAGCTCATCATATAGCGGCGTTAATTGCCGATCCAAAATTAACTACAAAATCAATGATGAATAAATGGGTACGCGATTTATATTCCTGGGATATCTGCGATAGTACGTGCTCAAATTTATTTAGGAAAACTGATTATGCTATTGAAATGATTTTTGAATGGGCCGACAATAAGAAAGAATTTGTGCGCCGTGCAGCTTTCTCACTGATCGCTTTTGTCGCGGTTCATCATAAAAAAAGAGGTGATGAGGAGTTTTTACCCTTTCTTCCATTGATTGTTAAACATTCTGTAGATGATAGAAATATGGTAAAGAAAGCTGTCAATTGGGCTCTTCGACAAATTGGTAAACGAAGTATGTTTCTAAATCGGGAAGCATTAGATACCGCTTACCAAATAAAACAGTTTAATTCAAAATCGGCTAAGTGGATTGCGAGTGACGCTATTAGAGAATTAACAAATGAAAAAATCATTGCGAGAATAAAAAGATAG
- a CDS encoding cupin domain-containing protein, whose product MYVKNIDNVPVEKIEAGENTFKQVLIGHDEAPNFAMRRFIIEPYGFMPLHTNAVEHEQLVLNGKAKVIIGDNEFEVKKNDVVFIPANTPHSYKTIGDDAFEFLCIVPNKEDKIIVVKDECA is encoded by the coding sequence ATGTACGTAAAAAATATAGATAATGTACCTGTTGAAAAAATTGAAGCAGGCGAAAATACTTTTAAACAGGTTTTAATCGGTCATGATGAAGCCCCAAATTTTGCGATGAGAAGATTTATTATTGAACCTTATGGGTTTATGCCACTTCATACAAATGCCGTTGAACATGAACAGCTCGTTCTCAATGGTAAAGCAAAAGTAATTATTGGAGATAATGAGTTTGAAGTAAAGAAAAATGATGTTGTTTTTATTCCCGCGAATACGCCGCATTCATACAAAACCATTGGTGATGATGCATTCGAGTTTTTGTGTATAGTCCCAAATAAGGAAGATAAAATAATTGTAGTTAAGGATGAGTGTGCATAA
- a CDS encoding RNA pseudouridine synthase produces MQTSLLKILYEDENIIAVDKPEGISSIAENDLSASTIHSMLELSLKQKILIVHRIDKDVSGVILFAKKINAHKQLNKQFFERSVSKFYTALVSGQLPNSSGIINKPIREFGSGRMGIDQKGKQSVTNYKVIETLTGYSLVELNPSTGRRHQLRVHLYSMGTPIVGDTKYGDKNIQQNYKRLMLHARSVEFSLNDKIIKIESKLPPSFIEVVEQLKNLNIV; encoded by the coding sequence ATGCAGACAAGCCTCTTAAAAATATTGTATGAAGATGAAAATATTATTGCCGTCGATAAGCCCGAGGGAATTTCCTCCATTGCCGAAAATGATCTATCCGCCTCAACAATTCACTCGATGCTCGAGCTATCTTTAAAACAAAAAATATTGATTGTTCATAGAATCGATAAGGATGTGAGCGGAGTTATCTTATTCGCCAAAAAAATAAATGCCCACAAACAATTAAATAAACAGTTCTTTGAAAGAAGTGTTAGTAAATTTTATACTGCGCTGGTTTCCGGACAATTGCCAAATTCATCGGGAATCATTAATAAGCCAATTAGAGAATTCGGCTCCGGTAGAATGGGCATCGATCAAAAGGGAAAACAAAGTGTTACAAACTATAAGGTTATAGAAACATTGACTGGATATTCATTAGTGGAGTTGAACCCATCAACCGGAAGAAGACATCAATTGCGGGTTCATTTATATTCAATGGGAACTCCAATTGTTGGAGATACCAAGTACGGCGATAAGAACATTCAGCAAAATTATAAGCGTTTGATGCTGCACGCTCGCAGTGTTGAATTCTCTCTCAATGATAAAATAATTAAAATTGAATCGAAACTGCCCCCTTCTTTTATTGAGGTAGTGGAACAGTTAAAAAATTTAAATATAGTATAG
- a CDS encoding carbonic anhydrase → MRKIKNTTLLLLFFAAQFVIAQQHKASPESLQKLFDGNSRFILGKSIHANQSLDRVKDVVKGQHPFAIIVGCSDSRVPPEIIFDQGVGDLFVIRTAGNLVDDVALGSIEYAVEHLHVPLIVVLGHEKCGAVDATLQGGKEPGQIQKLIDKIKPAVDESANLSGDKLDNAILANINRIVDQLKHSKPIIEEYLHHRKLNIIGARYDLDEGKVTLVN, encoded by the coding sequence ATGAGGAAAATAAAAAACACAACTCTTCTTCTACTTTTCTTTGCGGCACAATTTGTAATTGCACAGCAGCATAAGGCTTCTCCCGAATCGCTGCAAAAATTATTTGATGGAAACTCAAGGTTTATTTTGGGTAAGTCTATTCACGCCAATCAATCATTAGATAGAGTTAAAGATGTAGTTAAAGGACAACATCCATTTGCTATAATTGTTGGATGCTCTGATTCCCGAGTTCCTCCCGAAATAATTTTTGATCAAGGAGTTGGTGATCTTTTTGTGATAAGAACCGCAGGCAATTTGGTAGATGATGTTGCTCTCGGTAGTATTGAATATGCTGTTGAACATCTTCATGTACCATTGATAGTTGTGCTGGGACATGAAAAGTGTGGCGCGGTTGATGCAACTTTACAAGGCGGTAAAGAGCCGGGACAAATCCAAAAGCTAATCGATAAAATTAAACCGGCGGTTGATGAATCCGCTAATCTTTCCGGAGATAAATTAGATAACGCCATACTTGCAAATATTAATAGAATTGTTGATCAACTAAAGCACTCGAAGCCTATTATTGAAGAGTATCTTCATCATAGAAAACTGAATATTATTGGCGCCCGCTATGATCTTGATGAGGGTAAAGTTACTTTGGTAAATTAA
- a CDS encoding DinB family protein has protein sequence MAKLKMSQIQMLNEFLSIKEEANKLFSSISDEQFNKKPNEDSWSAAECIAHLNLIAHGYTKYFPVELNTRKELPNLSDKQYQTRILAGIFISKMMPESKLKLHTPSEYQAAESELPKSIVVDFQTIQDQFIHLLKRTEFIELKARSVRSPVASFLKFQLGELFILHIGHQKRHLNQAKNAIKF, from the coding sequence ATGGCAAAACTTAAAATGAGTCAAATTCAAATGCTGAATGAATTTTTAAGTATCAAAGAGGAAGCTAATAAACTATTTAGCTCTATATCTGATGAACAATTCAATAAAAAACCAAATGAAGATAGCTGGTCGGCCGCTGAATGTATTGCCCATTTAAATTTAATCGCACATGGCTACACAAAATATTTCCCTGTAGAACTAAATACACGTAAAGAGTTACCTAATTTATCCGATAAACAATATCAAACTAGGATACTTGCAGGAATATTTATTTCGAAGATGATGCCTGAATCAAAATTAAAGCTTCATACCCCCTCGGAGTATCAAGCGGCTGAATCAGAGCTCCCAAAATCAATAGTTGTTGACTTTCAGACAATTCAGGATCAGTTTATTCATTTACTCAAAAGAACAGAATTTATTGAACTTAAAGCGCGATCGGTCCGAAGTCCAGTTGCCTCATTTCTAAAATTTCAATTAGGTGAATTATTTATACTCCACATCGGTCATCAAAAGAGGCACTTAAATCAAGCAAAAAATGCCATTAAATTTTAA
- a CDS encoding glycoside hydrolase family 97 protein → MRPNINYITLFLLIVSFNAVKAQTLKSPNGSLELKFSVTSSGEPIYELSRNEHKILLPSKLGLILAEGNSLAKGFTVSKTETLSFDETWEPVWGEVKSIRNNYNELRITLTQVESANRFIILTFRLFDDGLGFRYEFPAQPNLSYFTVIDELTQFNLGEDHTAFWIPGDYDSNEYYYKKSKLSEVDALYGNSVTEISTRRVIGKNYVQTPLMMKSQNGLYINIFEAALVDYSAMHLEVDQVNFVLKSQLVPDAYGNKAYLQTSCKTPWRTIIISDKAEEILASKMILNLNEPSKIESTDWIKPMKYIGIWWGMHVGVESWNYADASNIKLEGFDWLSLKPNGKHGATTANTKRYIDFASKHGFDAVLIEGWNVGWEDWFGSWKEEVFDFVTPYPDFDIDELSKYAKEKNVKLIMHHETSSSVTNYERRMDEAYSLMKKYDYPAVKTGYVGRIIPRGEAHDGQWMVQHYIRVAESLAKNKLMLNSHESVRPTGLHRTYPNWISSEAARGNEFNAWSVGNPPEHETILPFTRLMGGPMDYTPGIFQIKMSYYDSNKKEQVHTTLAKQLALYLTMYSPLQMAADLPENYEKHLDAFQFIKDVAVDWDDTKYLEAEPGDYITIARKAKGTNNWFVGAITDENSRTANIDLSFLDKDKSYKATVYADSKDAHWEKNPMAYEISTKQVTSKDLLKINLAEGGGCAISIIESRK, encoded by the coding sequence ATGAGACCCAATATTAATTACATAACATTATTTCTATTAATAGTTTCTTTTAATGCTGTTAAGGCACAGACATTAAAATCTCCGAACGGAAGCCTGGAATTGAAATTTTCAGTTACAAGTTCTGGCGAACCCATTTATGAATTATCTAGGAATGAACATAAAATATTATTGCCAAGTAAACTGGGATTAATATTGGCAGAAGGTAATTCATTAGCAAAGGGATTTACAGTCTCCAAAACAGAAACTTTGAGCTTCGATGAAACATGGGAGCCGGTTTGGGGAGAGGTAAAATCGATACGAAACAATTATAATGAATTAAGAATTACATTAACTCAGGTTGAGTCGGCCAACCGTTTTATAATATTAACTTTCCGTTTGTTTGATGATGGACTCGGATTCCGTTATGAATTTCCCGCACAACCTAATTTGTCTTACTTCACTGTTATTGATGAATTAACCCAATTTAATTTGGGAGAAGATCATACTGCGTTTTGGATTCCTGGTGATTATGATTCTAATGAATATTATTACAAGAAATCAAAATTAAGCGAAGTTGATGCTCTATATGGAAATTCAGTTACAGAAATTTCCACGCGCAGAGTTATTGGGAAAAATTATGTGCAAACTCCTTTAATGATGAAATCTCAGAATGGATTATATATTAACATTTTCGAAGCCGCTTTAGTTGATTACTCCGCAATGCATTTAGAAGTTGATCAAGTAAATTTTGTTCTAAAATCTCAACTTGTACCGGATGCATATGGGAACAAAGCATATCTACAAACTTCATGCAAAACACCCTGGCGTACAATAATAATTAGCGATAAAGCAGAGGAAATTCTCGCATCAAAAATGATTCTTAATTTGAATGAACCTTCAAAAATTGAAAGCACCGATTGGATAAAACCAATGAAATATATCGGCATTTGGTGGGGAATGCATGTCGGTGTTGAATCATGGAATTACGCCGATGCCTCAAATATAAAATTGGAGGGATTCGATTGGTTATCATTAAAACCAAATGGTAAACATGGGGCAACTACAGCAAATACTAAAAGGTATATCGATTTTGCTTCTAAACATGGTTTTGATGCAGTTTTAATTGAAGGATGGAATGTTGGCTGGGAAGATTGGTTCGGCTCATGGAAAGAGGAGGTTTTTGATTTCGTAACTCCCTACCCCGATTTTGATATTGATGAATTATCAAAGTATGCAAAAGAAAAGAATGTAAAACTAATTATGCATCATGAAACTTCCTCTTCTGTTACAAATTATGAGCGGAGAATGGATGAAGCTTATTCATTAATGAAAAAGTATGATTACCCCGCAGTAAAAACCGGTTATGTGGGAAGAATAATTCCAAGAGGCGAAGCTCACGACGGGCAATGGATGGTGCAGCATTACATTCGCGTCGCCGAGAGTTTAGCTAAAAATAAATTGATGCTTAACTCACATGAATCAGTAAGACCAACCGGGTTACACCGAACTTATCCAAATTGGATTTCATCCGAGGCCGCTCGCGGTAACGAATTTAATGCATGGAGTGTTGGGAATCCCCCCGAGCATGAAACAATTCTCCCATTTACCAGATTAATGGGGGGACCGATGGATTACACGCCGGGAATATTTCAAATTAAGATGAGCTATTATGATTCAAATAAAAAAGAACAGGTTCACACTACATTGGCAAAACAGCTGGCTCTTTATTTAACAATGTACTCCCCTCTACAAATGGCGGCGGATTTACCTGAGAATTATGAAAAACATCTCGACGCGTTTCAATTTATTAAGGATGTAGCGGTAGATTGGGATGATACAAAATATCTTGAAGCAGAACCGGGAGATTATATTACTATAGCAAGAAAAGCAAAAGGTACAAACAATTGGTTTGTGGGTGCTATTACGGATGAAAATTCAAGAACTGCAAATATTGATCTGTCATTTTTAGATAAAGATAAATCTTATAAAGCAACAGTCTATGCCGATTCAAAAGATGCACACTGGGAAAAAAATCCAATGGCTTATGAAATTAGTACTAAGCAAGTTACATCAAAAGATTTATTGAAAATAAATCTTGCTGAAGGGGGCGGTTGCGCCATTAGTATAATTGAATCAAGAAAGTAG